The Arachis ipaensis cultivar K30076 chromosome B10, Araip1.1, whole genome shotgun sequence DNA window ACATGAGAACCACATACTATGTGAATTATTTGCTCCTAGTTTTTGTTCAAACTAAAAATATATCTGATAGTGCTAATCAAGAAGGTACCATCACTTAAGGTATGAGTTGCAAATAATACAAGTTTGATTTCCTCAAGTTAAAGTATTAAAATCTTGATTACCTGCCTATTAGGTGAAGGATGTTCAATCGCTAATGGTTCCTCCTTGGCAGAATTTTGATCAAAATTCAAAGATTCGGTATCAGATATAACGCTTTTGTAACTAGAGGAACGATTCAAAGCATAATCAATATCAGAGTTTCTGGAAGAAGTTGAAGTAATGTTCTCTCTCCCAAAATCTAGAGATCGACCTCTAGAATGATTAGTTTCAATTAAACCAGTACTTGTCTTCAATAATGTCTGATTTATACTTGAAAGAGCTTGGAATCGCTGTGTAGTTAAGGAAGATGAATGCGAAGGAGCATATGATGCAAGCGAGCCAGTGTCTGTATACATCCAAGAAAAGGTAAGTATTTTTGCTACAGGGAAGTAAAATTGGACCAGTTATATATATTCTCTTTGTTAAAATATAGTAAATCTCGATTTTGTTCCCTTcaaaatttttcgtttatttaaGTCCAAACATTTAACAATTATTCAGATCTAATGACTACAAAAAAATCATTTTAATTTAGATGCAAAACTTTTTACAAAGTATTTGGTTAACTTACCTTCCAAGAAGCTCAAATTACTACTTTAAAGGACTTAACTGAATTATCATAATCTTTTAGGCTCTTACTTAAATTTAACATATTACTTACTTTATACATGATATTCTGCTGATACAACAATACAACTTACTACTATACCTGTCTGAGTGGTTGAAGTGTAATTTGATGAGCTGCTGGAGGAAAAACTGATTCCACTAGTGTCATCGATAATGCTATCATCAACTTGTATGTCTGATGGTCGTATGGACAGTTTTCCTTTCGATGTAGCATAGACTGTACAAAATCTTGGAGTGCATACTGAGATTTTTGCAGATATACCCTTATGTTTACTGAAAGCAATATTTCAGTAAAAGGAAGGTTATGATCAGACGGAGAAAAAGAGACAGAGACTAGGTAAAGATAGACATCTTATTTCTCCGTGTTTCAAACCAAAACTACTTTCAAATGAAGGGGAAATTATATATGCAAATTTGATCATTGCAAAGCATTTGTGACAGCTTAAGATTTTCAAATGACTGGTTTTCTTGAGAATCAAATACTACATGATATTTGCAATGCAATAGTTAAAAAATGACAAAAGTATCATTTTTGCTTAATGCTTCCTTTTACAAAAGGCCATATCACATTTGGTTTAACTAGTTACTTGGTTAgtgaataatgaaaaaaatgagaaggtTGATTGATTTTGTTTCAACTGATGAAGTACCTTGTTTTCATAATTCAACAGAGTGATTAACAGCTATTGCATAATACATTATTGTTTGAATAAATACCTGGTAAATATGCTACGAGATGATGCTCCAACGACGAGTTTGGTTATAGCACCCTTAGCTACTTCCTCTGCTACTGCACCTGCCACGTCATCTGATTCAATCACCACAATAtctgcatggacctggatcaacAGTATAAGAAATATAGAACCAATTTTGAATTCATCATTCTAGTTAATCTCTATGAACTAATTTCTTACCTTTCTCTGCTCACACATTCTTTTGAAAGGTAGAAGCTTTTGATTTGTCTGCCACTCCACTTCCTTTCTGAAAGCGTTTGCTACATCGGTACGCACTTGTGAAATAGGAATCACATTTCCCACTGGAAGTTCAAAAAAACAAGGATCAACTATGCATTAGCAACTCATCACATGTGAAACAATAGAGTAGGTGACATAAGTTACTCTTTTTtgtattcaataaaaaaaatattgttaattactgCTTCCAATTGATATCTTTAGTAGTAGAAAAAGATTATGAGATTAAGATACAGGGCCAAAATATGTTTTCAGCATTTTATCGTGTTAGTGAAAAGCAATTCAAGTGTAGAATTCTCGTGAGACACAAAGCAAGACTACTAACAAGAACACTCATTGAACATTTAACCAACAGATCAAATCCTTGCAGCTTTTCAGAGGATACACATACACTAGAATTTAGCAAAAGCGATGCATATATAAAGATGGCCTAAATTCAGAGATAAAAACTCCATGAACTTGTTCCTCAGGACAAAGTTGTAAGTCATAGTGTTATCAATATCATTGATTAGAAGTATCTTAAcataataagaaaatataaagacAGTAAAGCCTTATCCAACTAGGTAGAATTAGCCGTATGGATCAGACTAATTGCCATATGGTGTCCCGTCTGATCAATACTCATAATCCATATATGATATTTACATTGAAAATATTTGGAAAGTTTGAAAGCATAAAATTGTTTCGTAATTCTAGAATACAACGAAAACAGGAAGCACATATATTACTTGGTGTTGGAACTCCTTTTATACCGGGATGGACGTGTATCAGCTTGAAGACAATCATACCCTCAGGGACAAACTTATTCAGTGCCCACTGTACCACAAATTTGCTTTTCTTGTTACCCTTAATTGCTAGAGCAACAACGGATGAAGGCGAATGCTCAGATATACTATTTTCATCTGCCTTATCTTGAATCCTTTCCATATTGTGTTACCAACGTCAAAGACAATGAATTCTCTGCAAATAAAAACACAAATTTGAATGCTTAACCAGAATAGAAGAAATTAATTTAGTGGAAGCCTCTAAGAAAAAGGATGCTCAGTGTTGTaatattaaaaaagataaaaataaacacACAAAACACCAACTTTTCAAACAACCCTATTCATTGTTACAAAAAACCTCATCAATGAACAAGGGACCAAGGACCTAGCACATTTTAAGCTCCAAATTCAAATAATTAAAAGAGTAAACAACCAATTTTAGCTCCTAAAAGAATAATCCGCCGAAAATTTCGCCATCGAAAGAAAGAAATACAAGCATGGTCTTCCAAATATGAAAAACATTTGACaaaattccctttcttcttctacttagCTTATATTTTGGAGCATTTTATCAGATATTATGTATCTTTAAGGAGAAGTCATCGCttgcttctttctttttggactaAATTGTCAATATCACAATAATTTAGATATTAAATTGGTGATTTACCCTAAAAATGAAAAATCCTTCTTTTTCTCCCTTGGAATGCAGAGAATATCCAATTACCACTGTTCTCAATTCAAGCCAAAATCAATGAAGCCACATGTTACACATAATTCATAATTTCTATGGGGAAATGAAAACTATTAAGATCCAACAATCATGTTAAGAATACAGAGTAcaaagaaattgaagaagattCTGAACTAACCAATCAAAACAAACAGCTACTGCTAAGTTGAAACCttgaatgacaaaaaaaaaaaataaaagaatgaaaaGCAATGAAGTGTTTGCCTCAAACCTTAGCTTATGAATCTTATCTGAAATGGAAGTTTCCGCATTTCACCACTCAGATTCTGAAACAAAATTCGGTAACCAGAAATATCAAACAAAAGGTTTTGATTAAACGTGGAACACAGCAAAACGTGAACTTAACCACGCCTAGAAGAAGCGTTGACCGTTCAGTCAATGACCTCAAAatgtaaacttttttttttcctttttttctagaattttgctaacaagtattttaaatttcttttttatcattgttgaaaatagaaaagtttttattggaaaaataaatgagattttgaaatttttcattttttataaatAGAGTTTAGGTAAGCATTTAAATTTTATCTgttttttaataacaaaaattcTTCATTTATaattttaaggtttaattactctgttggtccctatagtttcgtgaaattttcaattaggtccttatactttttttctttttaattgagttcttacactaaattttttttttcaattaagtccttcttagtaataattgacttaattttatagggatccaactaaaaaaaaattagtatagagacctaaataaaaaaaaagtgtaggaacccaattaaaaaaaaaattggtgcaaggactcaattagaaagaaaaaaaatatagggacctaattgaaaatttcacgaaactataagaccaacaaagtaattaaacctaattttaatgtattaatTAAACTCTTTACATAAATTTGTTTTATCTATATAAGtcttacaaaaataaataaaataagacaaAACGGTAACAAATTGCCAAGTTGGTTTGGTTCtagaatttaagaaaaaaaaagtatgaatGAACTGGTGTCATAATCTTGGTGGTAGCGAGACGTAAACAGGTTTGTTAGGTgagaaaatctgaatttttaattagatttaattaaTTTGTGTTCTATGAATATACTTTAaaagtataataataaaaaattaatatttttaatatattcaatatattacaaatataaaaaaattaatttttatatttttttagaacacaaattaataattttttttaattttatgaatgGGGACCACTGTTATCTAAGTTCACGAGGTGTTAAATTTCGTTCATTAAAATTTTGGGACCCACTATTGGTGTCATCACAAGATATGAGATTTCTTGGGTCCCACGTTACTTAATAATAATCACTTGATATTATAGAAAGTTTTGATTTTCTTTCCAACTGGATTGAAAATTCTAagaatttatatttttctatttaaactatttATGAATTAATATTAgagatatatataattatatgtgANNNNNNNNNNNNNNNNNNNNNNNNNNNNNNNNNNNNNNNNNNNNNNNNNNNNNNNNNNNNNNNNNNNNNNNNNNNNNNNNNNNNNNNNNNNNNNNNNNNNNNNNNNNNNNNNNNNNNNNNNNNNNNNNNNNNNNNNNNNNNNNNNNNNNNNNNNNNNNNNNNNNNNNNNNNNNNNNNNNNNNNNNNNNNNNNNNNNNNNNNNNNNNNNNNNNNNNNNNNNNNNNNNNNNNNNNNNNNNNNNNNNNNNNNNNNNNNNNNNNNNNNNNNNNNNNNNNNNNNNNNNNNNNNNNNNNNNNNNNNNNNNNNNNNNNNNNNNNNNNNNNNNNNNNNNNNNNNNNNNAgaatattttttatgtaataaataaataaataaatatttttatattattatacccaaatataattaataaataaaaaaatctttttgtatgagatatccaaacataaaattatttttatttttttgtaaaatcttttaaaaaaaagataattaaaaaaaaaattttttagaagtTCACCCAAACAAACCCTATGTATATTTACAATATGTATGCAAACAATCACTTAATTATATTTGTGATTTTATTAAGAGTTAACGCTTATTTTGGTACATGAAGTTTAACTTGATAATAATTTTGGTTTCTAAATTTTAAATGTATTTAGTTTTATTATCGTCAACCAAATTTGATTATTTTAGTCACTAATTTAGTTAATAGAATATTTATGTATGTGATTAGTTGTCAGTTGTTGCTTTGGCAGTTTAATAGATAACTCGTGATTTTAAGATCTAAAATTCAATTTAAACTCTCCAAAAACTTAATTTGATCTctcaattaattaaattttatggATGTAGATTCCTCAGTTTAATTTGTCTATCATGGACTAAATTAATCTGACATTTTTAGTGTAATGCTAGCTAATTATCTTTAGGTTATACCAAATTAATTTGGGTTGATCAAATAATTAATTCACTTCTTTATGTGTTAGAGGTTCGAAtatcaatttatatatataataatttattgaccAATATTAAACtctaaaataataagattttGATTCACATACAACATATTAGTTATTGacctatcaaaataaaaaatataccgccatggaaataaaaaaaaaatctttaggTTATGATTGTTTGTTGTTCGGCCATTAACTCCTCGAAAATGTTATTACTTTACAAAAGGGCAACAAAACTATGAGATTTGACATAATTGTGTTTTCATGGTCTAGACTCTAGAGGTTGTGAAATTGTTGGGCTATCTATGCGTTTGTAGAACATAAATCTAGGAGATTGCTTCTGAGGATAATGTCTCAAATATCTTTTTATAGCTTTATGTATTTACTTTTAAAAATGTTATTATTTGTGGACAATAAAATcagctattatatatttatatataaatatataatggctaatttgataactaattttttttacgtGTATATgtctcaaaaataaaatttattaatagtTGTTAGATCTATGTGAGCAAGTGTAAATTAACTGAACATTTTTATTTACACGTTTCACACTTTGTATATCAATAGTTTTCCCTcatatatttattttctatttccttGTGTTTAGGCCTAGATATTGCTATGATGTAACAAGCAATTAGCATGCTTAAATTAAAAGTTTTAATCCAGTTATATCGTATGCTTATATATTAATTTATTCCAATTCCCATTAGTATGTTTTGACATAAACCCCGTAAATCAATGTATTGAAAAAGAGGAAGTACAGGGAGTTAATGGAGTatatatacaatgtgtacaatgaagatTTAGGGATGTTCGATTTAGTAGGATATCAGATATTTATTATTTCTAGTACTCGATAGTATGTGTGTATTAtgtttgagaaattagtagtattttactattttatcctgaatattcattttttaactcatattagatcaaataaacaacccattatacacattgtacagataCTTCATTACCTCCTTAACGAGattcattaaaaaattaaattttcgtACAACGTTTTGAAACTTAATCAAAAGAACCGTAAGANNNNNNNNNNNNNNNNNNNNNNNNNNNNNNNNNNNNNNNNNNNNNNNNNNNNNNNNNNNNNNNNNNNTTAGctcttaatatatatattattagtgaaaaatttttaattttttatttaataaatataaaataaatatatttaaatttatatttttaataatttttttaatttataattttaacatatatttttaaaacacaagaTAAATAAACCCTAAGTATTGGAGTTCTTACAAATACATCATGATTTTCCGGTGATTAAAGTGAAGCACTACAAATTTCCAACTTAGCGGAAGTCAcattttgatataaaattttaGATATCTATGtcataacaattaataaatgaaaAGTATAGAAagtcaatggaatatttgtacaatgtgtacaatagaagtttagaaagtattagagatataactattagtgttacATTTTTCTATCAGCGTTCTTCTGGGATGAGTAGTattatgacatggtattagagttctagatcCAAAAGGTTTTATGATATGAAATGTTTATTATCCCTATGATTATTCTGAATATGATGGataatgttcattttgtaactcatataaaccattgtacatattgtacaaatattccattagtTTCCTAGCAGGACTCTTAATAAATATTCCATTGATTTAATTTTAATCAATTTTCATCATGTGTGTCGGTGCACATGTGCATGCTTATTATCAaattaaaagtaataatattGTCGATTTAAAAATTACAATTTTTACTCTTATTCCTTAATTTTCATAATAAATCACCAATTCACCATCACTAGATTTGTTAACAAGTATTAAGTAAGTAATAACCTAgagatttttcttcttttatttattttttattttttttctttctacccGAAACTAAGCTATTTTTATCAAGAAAAGCATGGGAGCAGGAACGTAACATTAGTgttttattttcactttttcttcaCATACATCAAAATCTTGAATACATCAAACATTGTTAGTTTTTATTTCCATCATCAACATCAAAACATTCTTGACAGAATATTCTTCATATCTTAAATTGTATAGTGATTTTATTTGGCTTTTAAACTAATTTCAATAGATCTAGAAATAAGATTTGTAATTTCTTCCGTTCATGATTGattgtttttatttattcatGCATTAGATGGATGAAAGGAATGAATTGCACTATGTGAAGCTAACAAGAGATCAATCTCCATTGGAAGATATCACACCTGGAGAATTGAATCAACCAATTGATGTTCCACAGGTTTTAATTCATTTGAATTTTTGTTTCTATAATTTCTGCATTCTTCTTCAATTTGATTGGTaggtttacttttttttttttttgttctcacAATTGTTTGATTTGATTACATCCATATCGAATTAAAATTTGTAGGGCCATAAGaactttaatttgtttaatttcaTTTCCTCCAATTCTTGTCCTATAAATGTGGATGCAATCAAAGTACACGAAGTTGCACAATTTTGTTGGTATTCTAATTTCTAAGTGAGGTTACTCGTAAAAAAAAATAGCTATCTGTATTTGATTTTTATTCTCTCCTTAAATTTATTCGAAAACGACATTCAATTGTGCTAAATAATTAACAACAGGAATTTGTAATCACAAAAGAATGAAAGATCTTGTACACAAAAGTTTCTTGACTGCAAATAATAAATCCCTGTTTTTTTCCCTAAAAATTTTCAGATCTAGTTGCCGTATTTGTACCCAATACAAATACCGTATCCGTATTCTTCCTGCAACATCTCAATCGTAGGGTCTAGCATCACGATGGATGCTTTGATGAGcataaatattttctttatgAGAAAGTATGggaagccaatggaatatttgtacaatgcgtacaatggaggtttagagagtattagagatataaccattagtgttatttTTTTTCCATCAGCGTAAGtctttgggatgagtggtatcatgacatggtattagaattCTAGATCTAAAAGGTTAAGAATTCGATTCTTGGTGAACCCCAAATTTAGCTTAAGCTTTTGGAATGAGTAGTTTTATGACATGAGATGTTTTCTGAATATTATaggtgatgttcattttgtaactcatatagcccattgtacacattgtacaaataagcCATTAACTCTCTAGCAAGACTCCTTTGTTTatagaaacataaaattatgTTTAATAGAGAGATAGATATAGATATTATGTTNNNNNNNNNNNNNNNNNNNNNNNNNNNNNNNNNNNNNNNNNNNNNNNNNNNNNNNNNNNNNNNNNNNNNNNNNNNNNNNNNNNNNNNNNNNNNNNNNNNNNNNNNNNNNNNNNNNNNNNNNNNNNNNNNNNNNNNNNNNNNNNNNNNNNNNNNNNNNNNNNNNNNNNNNNNNNNNNNNNNNNNNNNNNNNNNNNNNNNNNNNNNNNNNNNNNNNNNNNNNNNNNNNNNNNNNNNNNNNNNNNNNNNNNNNNNNNNNNNNNNNNNNNNNNNNNNNNNNNNNNNNNNNNNNNNNNNNNNNNNNNNNNNNNNNNNNNNNNNNNNGAGAGTAacagtgtattaaaattaaatttgtcaATATTATAATGATTCTTtgcttgtattttttttaattttgaattttgaacatCTTGTTAATTACAGTTGGCTGTTCGGAAGTGCATTGAATGTGGGCAGCCATTGCCTGAAAGCTATGCACCTCCTGCTGATGAAGCTTGGACGACTGGAATCTTTGGGTGTGCTGAAGATAATGAAAATTGTATGCTTTATTACATTACTACATACATAACAAATTTTATGAAACTTGGTCTTCTTTTCTTTGTTGTGATATATCTAAATTGGTTTCTAATAGTTTTCgtattgaaaaaattattttaataaaagaaattgacAAAGTGATAAGATAACTAAACATCACAAATTCTGCTGGTCTCCTAGCACTCATCTTTTAAAAATATTGATGCGACTATTTTATGTGTTAAAAACTTTtgaatatataattaataaaaaaaagattgcAGGCATGACAGGGTTGTTTTGCCCTTGTGTATTATTTGGACGGAATGTAGAAAGCTTGAATGAAGAAACTCCATGGACAGGGCCATGCATTTGTCATGCAATCTTTATTGAAGGTGGAGCAGCTTTGGCAGCAATAACCACAATCTTCAATGGCTACATAGATCCAGGAACAGCCTTCCTCATTTATGAGGGTTTGCTTTTTAGTTGGTGGATGTGTGGCATTTACACTGGTCAAGTTCGACAAACCTTGCAAAAGAAATATCATTTGAAGGTATAAACATTATATTCAATTCACCTTCCTTCGATCATTTCTTTTCTACTAATACATTAAACGTGCATCATTAATATCAAATACTGAAAAATTCACTTACAATTGTCAtcatataaagttgatagttaaaaatcgttagataatttaacaaatttaattaaatcgttatttaataattttttactatCACATTCACATAAAAACAACTATACGTaaatttttactattttaataAAGTTATTGGCTGGGAGTAAATTGATAAAAGTACGcatgaaaaaaaatatagaaaaaacaaaaaattctaAAGATTTTAGAAACTAGTTTAATATGCTTTAAAAATTGTTTTCTCAAGTCAAAACTGCTCTTTCCATGAGGTGAATATTACTATATTTCATTATAATTGTGATATTATAAAGATTATGTGACTATAATTTCATGTCAAATTAGCATAAAATTAGATGAGAGAAGGGTAACTTTGTTGTTGAAATAATCTTTTGGGTATTTtggattattattttaaaatttgttagATGTATCTTTGTCCATTTTTTTT harbors:
- the LOC107621242 gene encoding cell number regulator 6-like, whose protein sequence is MDERNELHYVKLTRDQSPLEDITPGELNQPIDVPQLAVRKCIECGQPLPESYAPPADEAWTTGIFGCAEDNENCMTGLFCPCVLFGRNVESLNEETPWTGPCICHAIFIEGGAALAAITTIFNGYIDPGTAFLIYEGLLFSWWMCGIYTGQVRQTLQKKYHLKNSPCDPCCVHCWLHWCALCQEHREMKGRLSDNIGSEITIVNPPPIQEMKTTNNANKEKAEPSSTRNNNNDHTGLELQVVNI